Within the Pseudomonas putida genome, the region CGAAGTCAATGTTCTGCCCAATGAACACCAGTTCCTGGCGGCAGTCGCCACTCTCAGGCACCCAGTGTTTGAGAATTTCTGCAGAGCTCTGTTCGTCCTGCGGCCAATGTTCCTTTGGCACGAATCGCCACCACCGGCCGGCCAAGCCATAGCGCATCATGCCGCCAGCCTGCGACCAGCTGCCGGCCTCCTGAAACCTGCTGGCCAGCCAGAAAAAGCCTTTGGAGCGCAGTAGCCGGCCATTGGTCCATTGCTTGTGGATGAAATCAAAAAAGCGTTGCGGGTGCAGCGGCCTGCGAGCTTGCCAGGTGGTAGCGGCAATGCCGTATTCCTCGGTTTCTGGCACATGTTCACCGCGCAGTTCCTGAAGCCATCCAGGTGCCTGCGCAGCCTGTTCGAAATCGAAAAGGCCGGTATCCAGGATCTGTGCCAGCGGCACTTGGCCCATGACCATCGGCAAAATCTTCGCCCGGGCATTGAGGCTGCGCAAAATCGCGATGAGCTCCTCGCGCTCATGCTGGCTGATCAGGTCGATCTTGCTCAGCAGCAGCACATCCGCGAACTCCACCTGTTCGATCAACAGGTCGCTGATGGAACGCTCATCGTCATCGCCCAAGGTTTCACCACGGCTGGCCAGGCTGTCGGCGGCCTGGTAATCGCGCAGGAAGTTCAAGCCGTCGACAACCGTCACCATGGTGTCCAGCCGTGCCATGTCGCTAAGGCTACGGCCCTGCTCATCGCGGAAGGTGAACGTCTCTGCGACGGGAAGCGGCTCGGAGATGCCCGTCGACTCGATCAGCAGATAATCGAACCGGCCTTCATCCGCCAGCCGTGCGACTTCCTCCAACAGGTCCTCGCGCAGGGTGCAGCAGATGCAGCCGTTGCTCATCTCAACCAGCTTTTCTTCCGCTCGGTTTAGGCTGACATTACGCTGGACCTCACTGGCATCAATGTTGATTTCGCTCATGTCATTGACGATGACGGCGACACGCAGGTTGTCGCGATTACGCAGCACATGGTTGAGCAAGGTGCTTTTACCGGCACCCAAAAAGCCGGAAAGTACAGTGACAGGAAGTCGATTGGTCATGGCGGATCCTCTACAGGCGGACGCATTCGAAACGATGCACTGCACAACGTTATAAAGTAACAATACAATTTCGCCAAGCCGTTCTCGTCGGACGGTTACCCGGGAAGGAAAATGAACCTGTCACCCGCAGTACTGTTATTGCTGCTCGCTGCGCCAACACCGTTGCTTGCGATACCTCAGCAGAACGCGCAGGCGTCATGCACGAGGAGCGCGACGCTGGTGGCCTGTAAAGACCCCACTGGCAGTTACTACAGCGTGCGTACCGAGGGCAGCCACATCTACCTACGCGGCTTCGATAGTGCGACGCACCGCGTATGGGCGCAAACCAACAGCCGCTATGGAGCGCTGACATTCTTCACCGGCCTGGCCAGCGATGGTGAAGCCTGGGTTGGCTATAGCCGCCGAGTTGGTTGGACCTCCCTGACCCGCGTATCCAGCTCCAACGGCGAACGATTCAGTCTGCGTTGCAGCCTGGTCGGTGGCTGCCAGTGATCGTTCGTTTGCCTGACATTGACGCTGATCTAGCCCGACGCTAGCGATTTCCGCGCAGAGACACAGCACGCCACTGGCCTGGGTGCATGATTGATCACTTATAGAGAAGGTAGGCGCTCCTCACCCCACCATTCGCGGCATGGAGTGGGTGAGCGATAAGCGTGGCTGCCAGGATTGGAATGGAATGTTCCACGTGGAACTATCAGTTCGCTTGGCTTATAGGCCGACCTGCTAGTGCTGAGGGCAATTCACCGAACCCAGCCGGTATCGAACTGCGCGTGGTACATGCAGAAGCCTGCATGCCCACGACGCAGTAGCCGCCAAGGATTGGCAAGGGGCAGCCCGTCAGGTGCGCGGCTTTACTGTTCCACAGTCATTGCCCAACCATACCGCCCGGGTATTCATACTGCCGCGCTGTTGCACACCCGACGCATTGAATGTCCCGTTAACTTGGGTAGTGAACTCCTTGTCACTAAGGAAGGTTGCCTGGCCGGCACCTTGGGCTTTGGGGCAGCTGAACTGAAACTTCCAGACATTGCCGGTCCGCTCGGTAATCTTTTGCGTGCAGCCTGACTGAGGGTCCTGCAAGGGAATATCGTTGGTTTTCACCTGCTCCGGCGTCAGGCATGAACGCACGCCATTACCTGCTACCGCGATGCCCTGCTTGGCCAGTGCCCCTTCCATCATGGCCCTCTGCTCGGGCGGCAGGTTCTTCAGTTGGCCGAGCATGAACTGCATGTCCGGCAATGGCTTACCGTCGACCTGCATGTTGCTGGTGGTGAGCTCCCACAGACCAGGCTGCAACATCTGCGCATGCACAAGTGGGCTGGCCAGGCCAAAAGCCAGGGCCAGCAGTGGCAGACGAATCTTCATGGACGAACGCTCCTCAAAATAACCGACTCAATGGCCGGGCACAGGCTTAGACGGCAAATCCGCTTTCAGGTTGCAAGGCGGCCCTGGAAGTGTTCTGTTATCTGCTGTGTATTTGCCAAGCAGGATGCGTATGGATTACCACAGCCCCTACTTCTTCGGCTATGTGCTCGGGCTCGTTCACTTGCTTGGCATAATCGCCGCGCTGCATGCGGTGTTTACCGTGCGTACGGCCCAAGGGGCAATTGCCTGGGCCATGTCGCTGTTCTTCATTCCCTACTTCACACTCATTCCCTACCTGGTGTTCGGTGCCCGCTCCTTCAACGCCTACATCAAGGCTCGGCGCCAGGCCAACCAGGAAATGCACGTGGCCATGGCCAACCTCAACTGGCGGCCTTGGGTAGAGGAAGCGCTCACAGCTCGGGAGTCGCAGAGCTACACCGCCTTGCGTGCCATGCCAAAACTTGGGCGAATGCCGTGCTTGGCCAATAACCAAGTAAAGCTGCTGATCGATGGCCAGGCCACCTTCGACGCCATCTTCGCTGCTATCGAACAAGCACGAGAAGTGGTGTTGGTACAGTTCTTCATCATCCACAACGACACCATCGGCAAAGCGCTGCAGCAACTGTTGCTGCGCAAAGCGGCCGAGGGCGTGAAGGTGTTCGTGCTGTATGACAGGGTTGGCAGCCATGCCTTGCCCGCCAGCTATAGCCAGAGCCTCAGAGACGGTGGGGTGCAGATCCACGCCTTCGCCACCCGCCGCGGCTGGTTCAATCGCTTCCAGGTGAACTTCCGTAACCACCGCAAGATTGTCGTGGTCGATGGGGTTACCGGCTTCATCGGCGGGCACAACGTCGGTGATGAATACCTGGGTGGCAACCCTCACCTCTCACCCTGGCGTGATACCCATGTGCAGATCGGCGGCCCGGTGCTGGCTTGCCTGCAGGAGTCCTTCGCCGAAGACTGGTACTGGGCAACGCGTCAGCTACCGCCACTGATCCTGCCCGACACCTATCCGGACAACGGTGTGCTTTGCCAGGCGCTGGCCAGCGGGCCGGCAGATCCGCAAGAGACCTGCGCGCTGTTTTTCATCGAAGCCATCCATTCCGCGACTCGCCGCGTGTGGATCACAAGCCCCTACTTCATTCCCGACGAGGCCGTGTTCGCCGCGCTGCGCCTGGCCGTGCTGCGCGGCGTGGATGTGCGCATCCTGATCCCAGCTCGCCCCGACCATCGGGTCGTTTACGCCGCCTCTAGCCTGTTCGCCTTCGAGGCGGTGCGGGCGGGGGTACGCATGTACCGCTATCAGCCAGGGTTCCTTCATCAGAAGGTGGTGTTGGTGGACGATGAGGTCAGTGCTATTGGTAGTGCCAACCTGGACAACCGCTCATTCCGGCTGAACTTCGAAATCACCCTGCTGACAGTGGATCGGGATTTCGCCGATCAGGTAGAGAAGATGTTGACCACTGACTTCGAGCAGGCCAGGGAAATTACGCCTGAGGACAGCAGTAAAACCCACCGTCTTCAACAGCTGGGGATGCGTGTAGCGCGGTTGATTTCACCGATCCTCTGATGGGTGACCGGGGCCGCCTGAAGCGTGCCCCGGGTCAATCAGCGATACAGGTCTTCACGTGTCCAGGGCAGGTCATGATGCCCATCGGCGTAAGGCTTGACGGCAAGGATCTGGTGCAGGTTTATCCAGCCCTTCTGGAATGCATAGGCGCAGCCAGCCAGATACAGGCGCCAAATGCGCAGGGTTTTTTCCGGTACCAGTGCAGCAGCCTTGTGCAGCTGGTTCTCCAGGTTATCGCTCCAATGGTGCAAGGTCTTGGCGTAATGCATGCGCAAGCTCTCGACATCGACGACCTCCAGCCCCGCAGCACACAGGCTCGCGCTGATCATCGACAGGTGCGGCAGCTCACCGTTGGGGAACACATAATGGTCGATGAATTCACCCGCCCCTCGCCCCACCGGACGACCATCGACGTGCTTGGCGGTGATGCCATGGTTCATCACCAGGCCACCCTCGCGCACAGCGCCGAACAGTTTCTGGCTGTACAGCGCCAGGTTGGCGTGCCCGACATGCTCGAACATGCCGACGCTGACGACCTTGTCGAAGCGGCCATCCTGAGGGAGGTCGCGGTAGTCGAGGATCTGCAGCTCGACCTTGTCAGCCAGGCCCTCTGCCTTGACGCGCTGCCGCGCCAGCTTGAGCTGTTCCTTGCTCAAGGTGATGCCGAACACCTTGGCACCGTACTCGCGTGCGGCGAAGCGTGACAGCCCACCCCAACCGCAGCCGACATCCAGCAGGTAGTCATGGGCCTGCAGCCGCAGCTTGCGGCACAGATGGTCAAACTTGTCCTGCTGTGCCTGATCGAGGGTATTGTCCGGCTCACGGAAGTAGGCACACGAATACGCCATGTCCTGATCGAGCCAGAGTTGATAGAACGCGTTGGACACGTCGTAGTGGTAGGAGATGGACTCGGCGTCTGTGCGCTTGTCGTGAGCCACACGTGGTGGCGGTGCCTCATCGTCCTCCGTCAGCAAGGCTTCGCTCAGCTCATCGCACACCCGAATGGCTTCCCCGATGTCGCCCTCCAACTCCAGCTTGCCTTCCACGAAAGCAGCACCCAGCTGGTGCATGCTTGGATGGGTCAGCTGGGCGATCAGCTGAGGCTCCTTGACCAGGATAGTGACCTGCGGACTGGGCCCCAGGTCGAACTGGTTGCCGTCCCACAGCTTCAGACGAAGTGGCAAGTGCAGGCTCTGCAGCGCCGGCGGAAGTTGCGCAAGCATGAACGACCCTCCTTCTGGGCTCGATACATGAAATTTCGAACACCACCGAAACAGGGTAGTTCAACCGTGCGAAATTTCCGCTGAACGAGACCAAGGTCTACAACTAACTGATCTATGAATATTTCAGATTGTATACAATTTGTCGTTCTCAGCTTAACCTTGTGTCCCTCTCGCGCTTCCTCATCTGGAGTAGAAACCCATGAAATCCTATGACGTGGTGATCATCGGCGGTGGCCCCGGCGGCTACAACGCGGCGATTCGTGCTGGGCAACTTGGCTTGAGTGTCGCCTGTGTGGAAGGCCGCTCGACCCTTGGCGGCACCTGCCTCAATGTGGGCTGCATGCCGTCCAAGGCATTGCTGCATGCCTCCGAATTGTATGAGGCCGCCAGCGGTGACGAGTTTGCCCACCTGGGCATCGAGGTGAAGCCAACCCTGAACCTCGCCCAGATGATGAAACAGAAGGACGAGAGCGTGACTGGCCTGACCAAGGGCATCGAGTACCTGTTTCGCAAGAACAAGGTCGAGTGGATCAAAGGCTGGGGCCGCCTGGATGGCGCCGACAAGGTTATCGTCAAAGCCGAGGACGGCAGCGAGACCGCGTTGCAGGCCAAGGACATCGTCATCGCTACCGGGTCCGAGCCCACTCCCCTGCCCGGCGTGACTATCGATAACCAACGCATCATCGACTCCACGGGCGCCTTGGCCCTCCCCGAGGTGCCCAAGCACCTGATCGTGATCGGCGCTGGTGTGATCGGCCTGGAGCTGGGTTCGGTGTGGCGCCGCCTGGGCAGCCAGGTCACCGTCATCGAATACCTGGACCGCATCTGCCCCGGTACTGATGAGGAAACGGCAAAGACCCTGCAAAAGGCCCTGGCCAAGCAAGGCATGGCCTTCAAGCTCGGCAGCAAGGTGACCCAAGCGACGGCCTCACCCGACGGCGTCAGCCTGACGCTAGAGCCGGCCGCAGGCGGTACTGCAGAAACACTGCAAGCCGACTACGTGCTGGTTGCCATCGGCCGTCGTCCTTATACCCAAGGCCTGAATCTGGAAAGCGTCGGGCTGCAAACCGATAAACGCGGCATGCTCACCAACGAGCATCATCGCACCTCAGTGCCGGGAGTGTGGGTGATTGGCGACGTCACCTCCGGCCCGATGCTGGCGCACAAAGCCGAAGACGAAGCCGTCGCCTGCATCGAGCGCATCGCCGGCAAACCCCACGAGGTCAATTACAACCTGATCCCCGGGGTGATCTATACCCGCCCCGAGTTGGCCAGCGTCGGCAAGACCGAAGAGCAGCTCAAGGCAGAAGGCCGCGCCTACAAAGTGGGCAAGTTCCCCTTCACCGCCAACAGCCGCGCGAAGATCAACCATGAAACCGAAGGCTTCGCCAAAGTCATCGCCGATGCCAACACCGATGAAGTACTGGGCGTGCATCTGGTCGGCCCAAGCGTCAGCGAGATGATCGGCGAATTCTGCGTGGCAATGGAGTTCTCCGCCTCTGCTGAAGACATCGCCCTCACCTGCCACCCGCACCCCACCCGCTCCGAGGCCTTGCGCCAGGCGGCGATGAACGTGGATGGGATGGCGATGCAGATTTGAGGTTCGACACTCCGGACCGGACTGATGCGATAGAGAATCAAACTATCGCAACTTGAAACGACGCAGCTTGACGCGGTTTCAATATCACCGGTGGCTGGTCGGCCGCCGGTGCAGAGCGCGCAATGAGCAAGAGCTTCTACGCCTCAGCCCCTTTGTTCAGCCGTCAGTCGCGTCAAAACCGGGGCTTCGACTCGGTTCTGACCCGCTATAGGCGTCATTCTCGAGCAGCGCCAGCCGTCTTGCGGGTAGGCCGATGTCATCTCATACATCGCTTTTTCGATCGCCAGACCGCTCAACGAGACCCGAGGCATACCTTTGTTAAAGCGGCTAATAGCGGGAGTGCAGCAAGCCTGCTAGTAATAGCGCTTCCCAAGGATGTACCAAGGAGTCGACTGTGCACTCGGGACAATTGCGAGCAGCGTCCAGCCGTCTTTGAGCAACTCATTCGCGGACGCCTGACCAAGCACTTCAATAACTTCGGTAGCTTCGTGCAATTGCATGATGAGATTCGGCCTTCTAGAGAATATTGAGCGGGTAGCTGACGATAAGGCGGTTCTCATCGTAGTCACTGGCGTTGAAATTTCGTCTGACGCTGGAGTTTCGCCACCGCAGGCCTAGATCCCTCAATTTGCCGCTCTGAAACACATAACCCAGCTCTGATTCTCTTACCCATTCCGAACCGTCTTTGACGGTTCTCAATTCCACGTTATCGCCATGCACATACCGCGTCATGAAAGTCAGACCAGGTATCCCGTAACCGACGAAATTGAGGTCATAGCGAACCTGCCAGGATCTTTCGCGAGGACTGTCGAAGGCATGGTTGAAGGTGTTGTTCGCAAGGTAAATGCCGCCGGTCCCACCGATGCGCATCCAGCCTGTGTCACCCGAAACATTTTGCAGCCCGATACTCATCGAGTGCTGAGCGATGTTGAGGCTGAATAGGGCCGAAGCTGTCTGGTTATCTAGCGAGCCTGCCTTTGCAGCGCCAGCATCCTTGCCCCAGAAATAGCCAAGGTTTGAGGTAAGCGATACCGTTTGGCTGAGCTGCCATTTCTGGATGAGCCCAAGGTAGTGCTGCTTGTAGATGTTATCCAACTCCCCCGACCAGAGACGGACAGTCGTATTTTTGGAGCTGGAGCGGTAGTCAGCGCCAAGGAATTTGAAGGAGCCTGACTGCGCAGATCCGAATGAAAGGTCCTCCATGGAGGAGTCATTTCGAAGGCTGGTTTTGGTGAACTCGCCTGCGTACAACGACCAGTTCTTCAGCTCTTGCGAAGCAATCTGAGCACCGCGAAAGGTCTGCGGCAGAGCCCTGAAGTCGTCTGCGGTGACGATCGGGAAATTAGGCATCCACTCGCCGACCTTGAGCTCGGTGTTCGAAAGCTTCGCCTTCAGTGCAACACCAAGCCTGCCGAAGCTTCCGGCTGGATCACCATCGCCATCCTTGGGCAACAGCAGCGCACCGTACTCCCCTGCGCCCCCGTCGAGCTTCACTGCATACTTACCCAAGATATCCACGCCGAAGCCCAAGGTGCCCTGTGTAAATCCTGACCTGAGATCAAAGATAAAACTCTGCGTCCACTCACGGGCGTGGCTCTGAGCGACACGAGGTGCAGTGAAATTGCGTTCAAAAAAGAAGTTTCTTAAGGTTAGATTGGCGCTGGTATCTCCCACGAATCCTTCAGCCCACACATTGATAGGCAGTAGGAGAGTAGGAACGACGAGAAAAAGGCTTTTGCGATTTGCATGAATGTTCAAGACCGGTCCCCTGTTGTTTTTATTGAAGGGCTTTGTTGGCCTGTCATCGCCGGTTGAGCGGGCGAATGCCGTCCTTCCGGGAAAACGGATCGTTGTTCGTGCGTAAAGCAGAGTCCGAATCGAAGGTTGCCAAGGCCCTGATGCGCAGGGCCGTGGCCGGTATTTCAGCTGAAGGCCAACACCGAAAAGGCTCTGTGCTGGCCTTGGCTTGGGATCAGACCAGGCCAGCGCTGCGCAGGGCGTCAGCGATTTCCTTATCGGCGCCTTCGGCCAGAGGCAGCAGCGGCGAACGCACGGTGGCGTGATCCAGGATGCCACGAGCAACCAGGCCGTGTTTCAGGGCCACGGTGCCTTCCATGTGGGAACCGCGGTGGTAGACGTTACGGGTTACCGGCAGCAGCTTATCGTGGATGGCGCGAGCAGCTGGGTAGTCGCGACGCTTACCAGCAGCGATCAGCTCGATCAGCGGCTCAGGGGTCAGGCCGCCGTAGCCCACCAGCGCACCGTCAACGTCGAACATGGTGTGCAGCAGGTATTCGTCATGGCAGGTCAGGATCTGCAGGTCCGGCACTTCACGACGGATTACTGGGATCTCGGTGTCCCAACGACGCATGTTACGAACACCGTTCTTCATGGCGAAGACGCCAGGCTGCTTGGCGATTTCCAGCTGGGTTTCCAGGTCGTAGGTGGCCTTGGTCACGTCTGGGTACTGGAAGAGGATCAGCGGCAGACCGCTTTCCTCATAGATTGCCTTGTAACGGTCCTGAGCGGCGCCTTTCTGGTAGCCGAAGCGCAGCCAGCCGTGGGACGGGTACACCAGACCAGCAGCAGCACCGTTGTCTACAGCGCGTTTGGCTTCTTCAGCAGCGACTTGCGTACCTTCGCCGGTGATGCCGGCGATGATTGGCAGACGGCCGCCAACCGATTCTTTGAAAGCCTGGATGACGCGGCCCTGTTCGGCCTGGGTCAGGAAAGTACCTTCACCAGCGTGACCTAAAACGACCAGACCTTTAACGCCTTCGATGCTGCCCAGCCAAGAGCCCAGTTTCTGAATGGCTGCGTAGTCAACTTCACCGTCACGGGTGAACGGAGTCACTGGGGCAGGAACGAGGCCTTTCAGGTCGATGGTATTTTTAGTGCTCATTTTTGTTACCTCTGGTTTAGTTAATTTTCGCAACTTACGCATGCGCGGGCGCAAAACACATATGGATGTGCTCTGAGTTTGCTGCTGAGTCAGGTACCGCCGTGTGGACTTGCTAGTTGAAGCTTATGGCGAAAGTTCTTCCAGAATCCGCCCTTTTGTCTCAATTGCAAACAAAAATGTGATGATTGCAGTGATCAGCAATACAACTGCGAAAGTTCCGAACACATACTGAACACCTGCACCGGAAACTGTAAAACCTACAATGATCGGACCAAGGGCAGAACCCATTCTCAACCAAGCACTACCAACACCTGTTCCCAGAGCGCGCAGTCGAGTTGGATAGAGCTCTGCCGAGTACAAATAGAGAGAGAATGTAACTGTTTGTACCAG harbors:
- the cls gene encoding cardiolipin synthase, whose amino-acid sequence is MDYHSPYFFGYVLGLVHLLGIIAALHAVFTVRTAQGAIAWAMSLFFIPYFTLIPYLVFGARSFNAYIKARRQANQEMHVAMANLNWRPWVEEALTARESQSYTALRAMPKLGRMPCLANNQVKLLIDGQATFDAIFAAIEQAREVVLVQFFIIHNDTIGKALQQLLLRKAAEGVKVFVLYDRVGSHALPASYSQSLRDGGVQIHAFATRRGWFNRFQVNFRNHRKIVVVDGVTGFIGGHNVGDEYLGGNPHLSPWRDTHVQIGGPVLACLQESFAEDWYWATRQLPPLILPDTYPDNGVLCQALASGPADPQETCALFFIEAIHSATRRVWITSPYFIPDEAVFAALRLAVLRGVDVRILIPARPDHRVVYAASSLFAFEAVRAGVRMYRYQPGFLHQKVVLVDDEVSAIGSANLDNRSFRLNFEITLLTVDRDFADQVEKMLTTDFEQAREITPEDSSKTHRLQQLGMRVARLISPIL
- the lpdA gene encoding dihydrolipoyl dehydrogenase gives rise to the protein MKSYDVVIIGGGPGGYNAAIRAGQLGLSVACVEGRSTLGGTCLNVGCMPSKALLHASELYEAASGDEFAHLGIEVKPTLNLAQMMKQKDESVTGLTKGIEYLFRKNKVEWIKGWGRLDGADKVIVKAEDGSETALQAKDIVIATGSEPTPLPGVTIDNQRIIDSTGALALPEVPKHLIVIGAGVIGLELGSVWRRLGSQVTVIEYLDRICPGTDEETAKTLQKALAKQGMAFKLGSKVTQATASPDGVSLTLEPAAGGTAETLQADYVLVAIGRRPYTQGLNLESVGLQTDKRGMLTNEHHRTSVPGVWVIGDVTSGPMLAHKAEDEAVACIERIAGKPHEVNYNLIPGVIYTRPELASVGKTEEQLKAEGRAYKVGKFPFTANSRAKINHETEGFAKVIADANTDEVLGVHLVGPSVSEMIGEFCVAMEFSASAEDIALTCHPHPTRSEALRQAAMNVDGMAMQI
- a CDS encoding DUF3617 domain-containing protein gives rise to the protein MKIRLPLLALAFGLASPLVHAQMLQPGLWELTTSNMQVDGKPLPDMQFMLGQLKNLPPEQRAMMEGALAKQGIAVAGNGVRSCLTPEQVKTNDIPLQDPQSGCTQKITERTGNVWKFQFSCPKAQGAGQATFLSDKEFTTQVNGTFNASGVQQRGSMNTRAVWLGNDCGTVKPRT
- the zigA gene encoding zinc metallochaperone GTPase ZigA; this encodes MTNRLPVTVLSGFLGAGKSTLLNHVLRNRDNLRVAVIVNDMSEINIDASEVQRNVSLNRAEEKLVEMSNGCICCTLREDLLEEVARLADEGRFDYLLIESTGISEPLPVAETFTFRDEQGRSLSDMARLDTMVTVVDGLNFLRDYQAADSLASRGETLGDDDERSISDLLIEQVEFADVLLLSKIDLISQHEREELIAILRSLNARAKILPMVMGQVPLAQILDTGLFDFEQAAQAPGWLQELRGEHVPETEEYGIAATTWQARRPLHPQRFFDFIHKQWTNGRLLRSKGFFWLASRFQEAGSWSQAGGMMRYGLAGRWWRFVPKEHWPQDEQSSAEILKHWVPESGDCRQELVFIGQNIDFVQLSTDLDACLLTDDEMEMGQAAWRDLPDPFGPWHAEEAA
- a CDS encoding OprD family porin, giving the protein MNIHANRKSLFLVVPTLLLPINVWAEGFVGDTSANLTLRNFFFERNFTAPRVAQSHAREWTQSFIFDLRSGFTQGTLGFGVDILGKYAVKLDGGAGEYGALLLPKDGDGDPAGSFGRLGVALKAKLSNTELKVGEWMPNFPIVTADDFRALPQTFRGAQIASQELKNWSLYAGEFTKTSLRNDSSMEDLSFGSAQSGSFKFLGADYRSSSKNTTVRLWSGELDNIYKQHYLGLIQKWQLSQTVSLTSNLGYFWGKDAGAAKAGSLDNQTASALFSLNIAQHSMSIGLQNVSGDTGWMRIGGTGGIYLANNTFNHAFDSPRERSWQVRYDLNFVGYGIPGLTFMTRYVHGDNVELRTVKDGSEWVRESELGYVFQSGKLRDLGLRWRNSSVRRNFNASDYDENRLIVSYPLNIL
- a CDS encoding glutamine synthetase, which gives rise to MNLSPAVLLLLLAAPTPLLAIPQQNAQASCTRSATLVACKDPTGSYYSVRTEGSHIYLRGFDSATHRVWAQTNSRYGALTFFTGLASDGEAWVGYSRRVGWTSLTRVSSSNGERFSLRCSLVGGCQ
- a CDS encoding dihydrodipicolinate synthase family protein, with product MSTKNTIDLKGLVPAPVTPFTRDGEVDYAAIQKLGSWLGSIEGVKGLVVLGHAGEGTFLTQAEQGRVIQAFKESVGGRLPIIAGITGEGTQVAAEEAKRAVDNGAAAGLVYPSHGWLRFGYQKGAAQDRYKAIYEESGLPLILFQYPDVTKATYDLETQLEIAKQPGVFAMKNGVRNMRRWDTEIPVIRREVPDLQILTCHDEYLLHTMFDVDGALVGYGGLTPEPLIELIAAGKRRDYPAARAIHDKLLPVTRNVYHRGSHMEGTVALKHGLVARGILDHATVRSPLLPLAEGADKEIADALRSAGLV
- the cfaB gene encoding C17 cyclopropane fatty acid synthase CfaB, with the protein product MLAQLPPALQSLHLPLRLKLWDGNQFDLGPSPQVTILVKEPQLIAQLTHPSMHQLGAAFVEGKLELEGDIGEAIRVCDELSEALLTEDDEAPPPRVAHDKRTDAESISYHYDVSNAFYQLWLDQDMAYSCAYFREPDNTLDQAQQDKFDHLCRKLRLQAHDYLLDVGCGWGGLSRFAAREYGAKVFGITLSKEQLKLARQRVKAEGLADKVELQILDYRDLPQDGRFDKVVSVGMFEHVGHANLALYSQKLFGAVREGGLVMNHGITAKHVDGRPVGRGAGEFIDHYVFPNGELPHLSMISASLCAAGLEVVDVESLRMHYAKTLHHWSDNLENQLHKAAALVPEKTLRIWRLYLAGCAYAFQKGWINLHQILAVKPYADGHHDLPWTREDLYR